A window of the Miscanthus floridulus cultivar M001 chromosome 14, ASM1932011v1, whole genome shotgun sequence genome harbors these coding sequences:
- the LOC136503490 gene encoding uncharacterized protein, giving the protein MEVDNERVDDEDDGDEVQNVKDLELLRRLELGNDSDDNIAPPDGHDINMEVIEQRCQVAGSLKEFKESKRQEEEVEEEDEEEEVPEEHEEAVEDEEEVEEDEDEEDEDEEDEAEEAAGGSSSCSVAAGGSSSSGMAKLYQ; this is encoded by the exons atggaagtagacaatgaaagggttgatgatgaggacgatgggGATGAGgttcaaaatgtgaaggacttagaattacttcggCGATTAGaattaggcaatgacagtgatgaCAACATTGCTCCTCCGGATGGTCATGATATCAACATGGAA gtgattgaacaaagatgccaGGTGGCGGGGTCTCTTAAGGAGTTTAAGGAAAGTAAA aggcaggaggaggaggtggaggaggaggatgaggaggaggaggtgcccgaggagcatgaggaggcggtggaggacgaggaggaggtggaggaggacgaggacgaggaggacgaggacgaggaggacgaggctGAGGAGGCGGCGGGGGGTTCCTCTTCCTGTAGTGTGGCGGCAGggggctcctcttcctctggcatgGCTAAACTTTATCAATGA
- the LOC136503491 gene encoding uncharacterized protein: MVVVAFHRRRVLPLMVQRQRLFEMTLDEPNDGVRLSTVALSDEEILRRVRETVEGRLRSSGLTLFSDALVTGVPLSGMRDVRASLPPVPKDTERRAVNRAHAEAYKERKDAEEARRKRKNLERDELEKHRWQQRHDGLPMEPSLSPSSMDSSSDDDESEAGWGPLDHLPDVRETVPGASASGLVSPGGGGEDASGLAIARPGAKAPETRALGKRAINPMGSMAEVERATAGAMQPPPQRVEGALESGEGRPAPMDTKAMPPPPPPPLQRMRDTVRKLLCPRSSWKRQADVPVLAPRKALKVSTSSTARWVEEAQAAIQRGTASTKVDPKEPVAQGEATEAATKQAGEEAPTPYEAEALELGEAEAPSIAEATEGEARAPRTSEAEVAEARAPGATEAKATEGALHTGVKCALAVVSSHYIGIDLEAISDDYVVAEDDEEAEEEVVKLVEAAEAPGTALPKLFEEEVVPPAPIADAGDPKF; the protein is encoded by the exons AtggtcgtggtggccttccatcgccggagggtgctgccactgatggttcagcggcagcgcctgttcgagatgacactaGATGAGCCAAATGATGGCGTCCGGTTGTCCAccgtcgccctctccgacgaggagattctacgccgggtgagagagacggtggaggggcgacTGAGGAGCAGTGGTCTAACCCTGTTTTCCGATGCGCTCGTCACaggggtacctctctctg ggatgagggatgtgcgagcctccctgcCGCCCGTTCCCAAGGACACAGAGCGGCGGGCAGTGAatagggcgcacgccgaggcatacaaggagcggaaggacgccgaggaggcaaggcgcaagaggaagaacctCGAGCGCGACGAGCTGGAGAAACATCGCTGGCAGcagaggcacgatggtctccCGATGGAGCCGTCTCTATCACCGTCGTCGatggattcttcgagcgatgatgacgagagcgaggcagggtggggtcccctagaccatctccctgacgtcagggagacAGTGCCCGGGGCATCGGCGAGCGGCCTGGTatctccaggaggaggaggagaggacgcctcgggGCTAGCGATCGCCCGCCCCGGGGCTAAGGCTCCCGAGACTCGAGCGTTGGGGAAGCGCGCCATCAACCCGATGGGCTCGATggcggaggtggagcgggcgacgGCGGGGGCGATGCAACCACCTccgcagagggtcgagggggcgctGGAGTCCGGCGAGGGCCGACCGGCACCGATGGACACGAAGgccatgccaccgccgccgccaccgccgttgcagaggatgaGGGACACGGTGCGGAAGCTAttgtgtccccgttcgag TTGGAAGCGTCAGGCGGATGTGCCTGTCCTagcgccacgtaaggcgctcaaggtgagcaccagctccaccgctcGATGGGTGGAGGAGGCACAGGCCGCCATACAACGTGGCACGGCATCGACCAAggtcgacccgaaggagccggtcgcccaagggGAGGCTACCGAGGCAGCCACGAAGCAAGCaggggaggaggcgcctacgccctacgaggccgaggccctcgAGCTAGGTGAAGCCGAGGCACCCTCAattgctgaggccaccgagggcgaggccagggcccctaggacctctgaggccgaggtggcggaggctagAGCTCCCGGGGCCACCGAGGCCAAGGCGACGGAG ggggcgctgcatacgggcgtcaagtgcgccctggccgtcgtctcctcgcactacatcGGCATCGACCTTGAGGCCATCAGCGACGATTACGTcgtggctgaggatgacgaggaggccgaggaggaggtcgtgaagctggtggaggcggctgaggcccctggcacagCGCtgcccaagctgttcgaagaggaggtggttcctcctgcaCCGATCGCTGATGCTGGCGACCCTAAGTTCTGA